The Bacteroides ovatus genomic interval TGCTCGGCAGTCTTATATCGCTGGATACTCTGGCAAACACCTAATATATTGTACAATGAATCTTGTGTCAATCCCGTGATTACGGAAGAACGATATTCCCACCATTCATACTCTCCGTTGACATTCCGCTGACGGAAATTCAGACGGGTATTAGAATCTTCTCCTGTCAATGCTCTATTAAATAACGGACTTATTTCCTTCAAATCATCAGGATGGATAGTGCGATCCATTTCATCACGGGAGATGGTAGTAACCGATTCATCGTATCCAAGACGTTTCAAGAAACCTTGCGGGAAAATGAAACAGTTGGTTTCCATATCAAACTGCCACGGATAGATGGAGCTTTCGTCTACTGCCATATCAAAGAAACGCTTCTGCATTTCTTCATTCGAAATATTCCGTGCGGAAAGTGCCATACCGGTAATCGTATCCTTTGAACGGATCGGGACTATTTCCCCCGACACCGGGAAGTATTTATCACTATGCACTTCTTTCATGAAAGCTCCCTGGGGTATCTTCACACTTTCTCCTTTTGAAGCTACCTGCTTCAGCATAGAATGAAGAATATCCTGACCGTTATAATATATCTTGAAGATGCTGCCTGCCATCATTCCTTCATAAAAACGGCCCCCTGACTCATACGGCAAATGCAGCATTTGTAATAAGGAGCGGTTTGTGAAATGAATGTGCAAATCGGTATCATACGTTATCACACCATCACGGATGGAATGAAATACATTATCAAACTCATTACGCTGTTCCACAAGTTTATTCTGCACGAGCAGACGGGTCTGTGCCTGAATCCGTCGTTTGGACTCACGCCGGTTGGCACGCATCAACCACACGATAGAAGCTATCAGCAACGCCAGGATAGACGGATAGAGCAGTATAAAAAGGTATTTATATTTTTCCCAATACGGTTCGTTGACGATGGTTCCGCTAGAGGATACTTTATCAGGGTCAATATGAAAATAATCCAACTGTTTATAGTCATAGATGAATCCCTGCGTGATTTCTGTCACTCCTATTTCTTGGGGAGATGTACCTTTTAAGACTAAAGCAGCCCTTTGAGCTGCCGATAATGCTGAAGCATAACTATCGGAATCGTATGCACAGAATACGCCATTAGTTAACCCCACATTCTGACTCGAAAATACGGGAGCTTTTGAGTTTTTGCCAACGAATGAAAGGAAAGGCGACCATTTAGGAGCAACCACCAGACGTTCGTAGCTGTTACGAGGGTAACAAATAGCAGCAATGATGTGACTCGTTGTATGATTTTGGGTATTATAGACTTTCATTCTATAATCCGGATTGTCTTTTTGAAAGATTTTCCACTCTTCTTCAAAATCTTCAAGGCCTTTGTTACTCAAAAAGCTGTTATCTATCACACATACCACTTCTTTCCGCTGGGGAAATATCTTTTGCGCCTGACGCAATATGACATCAAAATCCGGATTGGCAGTGAACCCGCAAACATTGGGATGAGTAGCAATCAGCTCCATATCAGGATACTTAATGCCGAAAAACACGACCGGTATCTGCAAAGGCAACGAATCTCCACAGGCAAAAAGAGTATAGAAAGCTTCATCACTTGCTGTTATAATCAAATCGGTCTGCCTGTCACGGGCACGCTGACAAAAACGACGCATAATTACTTTCTCGGAGTTGAATGCCCAAAAATCGGCATCAAGATACTCCGTTGTTATATTCACCTTCAGGCCACTTTCTTTAAATCCTTTGACCAACCCCTGATTAAGGTCGCTATGCCAAGGAGTCTGTGAGGTGTATGACTGTATAAACAGGATATTGTATGTACGTTCCGCTGCTGCCGCCTGAATAAGAACAGCAAAAAACAGAACGATAAGCAAACAATAGTAGCGTCGATTCATATAATTAAAGCCTGCGGTGTTTTCAATATTATGCCGACAAAGATACGTTAAATCTATTGAAAACAAACAGATAGCCCAAGTTTTTTATTCTTCGCGCAACGCCTCGGCAGGGTGTATGCGAATTACCTGACGAGCAGGAAACCAAATGCCAACGAGAATCATTAAAGACATCAGGAAATAGGTTATGACAAATGTAATAAGAAAACGCACTACTCCCCACTCCATATACCCTTCAGTCAACTCCAGATGGCCGATATTATAACAGATGACGGCGGCAGGCAAAGCAGCCAGAGTCAATAATAGCAATCCTTCTTTATTTAAACGTTGCCAAAGCTGCATCCGGCTGGCCCCGACTGCTATACGAAGCGCAGACTCGGCACGACGGTGCTGCGTACGGAACCAGAAGGTGCCGACAATGCCCAACAGGATATTAAGCAATAAGAAGCCCATCATCCAGAAACGTACCTGTACCTGATTATAACTTCCTTGCTGGAAGTCATTCCGCAGATCTTCATAATCATGCACTTTCAGGATGAATAAGTTACCGACACTCAACTGGTTGGCGGACAATTTCATCAAATGTTCCGCAAAGTCTCTGGAAGTCCCCGGTTTCACCCGCAGACAAACTTCTACACTCGAAGGATAAAGTTCATCGTCAAGTTCGACCATTATCTTTTCAGTAAGTTCAATGGCTACATACCGGT includes:
- a CDS encoding PAS domain-containing sensor histidine kinase, producing the protein MNRRYYCLLIVLFFAVLIQAAAAERTYNILFIQSYTSQTPWHSDLNQGLVKGFKESGLKVNITTEYLDADFWAFNSEKVIMRRFCQRARDRQTDLIITASDEAFYTLFACGDSLPLQIPVVFFGIKYPDMELIATHPNVCGFTANPDFDVILRQAQKIFPQRKEVVCVIDNSFLSNKGLEDFEEEWKIFQKDNPDYRMKVYNTQNHTTSHIIAAICYPRNSYERLVVAPKWSPFLSFVGKNSKAPVFSSQNVGLTNGVFCAYDSDSYASALSAAQRAALVLKGTSPQEIGVTEITQGFIYDYKQLDYFHIDPDKVSSSGTIVNEPYWEKYKYLFILLYPSILALLIASIVWLMRANRRESKRRIQAQTRLLVQNKLVEQRNEFDNVFHSIRDGVITYDTDLHIHFTNRSLLQMLHLPYESGGRFYEGMMAGSIFKIYYNGQDILHSMLKQVASKGESVKIPQGAFMKEVHSDKYFPVSGEIVPIRSKDTITGMALSARNISNEEMQKRFFDMAVDESSIYPWQFDMETNCFIFPQGFLKRLGYDESVTTISRDEMDRTIHPDDLKEISPLFNRALTGEDSNTRLNFRQRNVNGEYEWWEYRSSVITGLTQDSLYNILGVCQSIQRYKTAEQEMREARDKALQADKLKSAFLANMSHEIRTPLNAIVGFSDLLSDTSGFTSEEIAQFIGTINKNCGLLLALINDILDLSRIESGTMEFMFAEHNLPLLLKTVHDSQRLNMPPGVELVLRMPESDKKYLTTDNVRLQQVVNNLINNAAKFTSSGFITFGYEDDEVPGYTRIFVEDTGVGISEEGIRHIFERFYKVDNFTQGAGLGLSICQTIIERLNGTISVTSEVGKGTRFTVRLPNYCE